Proteins from a genomic interval of Chanodichthys erythropterus isolate Z2021 chromosome 8, ASM2448905v1, whole genome shotgun sequence:
- the apex1 gene encoding DNA repair nuclease APEX1 isoform X1 gives MHFGLYSTRILCVRVCAVSFFRVCGLKTTVNMPKRAKKNEEAVDGETGNGTAPAKKEKKGKEPEAPILYEDPPDKTTSKDGRAANMKITSWNVDGLRAWVKKNGLDWVRKEDPDILCLQETKCAEKALPSDITEMPEYPHKYWAGSEDKEGYSGVAMLCKTEPLNVTYGIGKEEHDKEGRVITAEFPTFFLVTAYVPNASRGLVRLDYRKTWDVDFRAYLSGLDERKPLVLCGDLNVAHQEIDLKNPKGNRKNAGFTPEEREGFTQLLEAGFTDSFRDLYPEQANAYTFWTYMMNSRAKNVGWRLDYFVLSAALLPGLCDSKIRNTAMGSDHCPITLLLAV, from the exons ATGCATTTTGGTTTATACAGTACACGCATTTTAT GTGTTCGTGTGTGTGCTGTCAGTTTCTTTCGTGTGTGTGGCCTTAAAACAACTGTAAACATGCCCAAAAGAGCCAAGAAGAATGAGGAAGCTGTGGATGGGGAGACTGGCAATGGAACTG CACCtgcaaagaaagagaaaaaagggAAAGAGCCAGAGGCCCCGATTCTGTATGAAGACCCTCCAGATAAGACGACCAGTAAGGATGGCCGTGCAgccaacatgaaaatcacctcCTGGAACGTGGACGGTCTGCGTGCATGGGTCAAAAAGAACGGCCTTGAT TGGGTACGTAAGGAGGACCCAGACATACTGTGTCTGCAGGAAACTAAGTGCGCTGAGAAAGCCCTGCCGTCTGATATCACTGAAATGCCCGAGTATCCACACAAGTACTGGGCTGGATCAGAGGATAAGGAGGGATACAGCGGAGTGGCCATGCTCTGCAAGACCGAACCCCTCAATGTCACCTACGGTATTG GTAAAGAGGAACATGATAAAGAGGGTCGGGTTATCACTGCTGAGTTTCCGACTTTCTTCCTGGTCACTGCGTATGTGCCCAATGCCAGCCGTGGTTTGGTGAGGCTCGACTACCGCAAGACCTGGGACGTGGATTTCCGGGCCTACCTGAGCGGCTTGGACGAACGCAAGCCCCTGGTGTTGTGTGGTGATCTGAATGTGGCCCATCAAGAGATCGATCTCAAAAACCCTAAGGGTAACCGCAAGAATGCAGGCTTCACCCCCGAGGAGCGTGAGGGCTTCACACAGCTACTTGAGGCCGGCTTCACCGACAGTTTCCGGGATCTGTATCCGGAACAAGCCAATGCCTACACCTTCTGGACCTACATGATGAACTCACGAGCCAAAAATGTCGGCTGGCGTTTGGACTACTTTGTGCTGTCGGCCGCATTGCTCCCGGGTCTGTGCGACAGCAAGATCCGAAACACGGCCATGGGAAGTGACCACTGTCCTATTACCCTGCTTTTGGCTGTGTAG
- the apex1 gene encoding DNA repair nuclease APEX1 isoform X2 yields MPKRAKKNEEAVDGETGNGTAPAKKEKKGKEPEAPILYEDPPDKTTSKDGRAANMKITSWNVDGLRAWVKKNGLDWVRKEDPDILCLQETKCAEKALPSDITEMPEYPHKYWAGSEDKEGYSGVAMLCKTEPLNVTYGIGKEEHDKEGRVITAEFPTFFLVTAYVPNASRGLVRLDYRKTWDVDFRAYLSGLDERKPLVLCGDLNVAHQEIDLKNPKGNRKNAGFTPEEREGFTQLLEAGFTDSFRDLYPEQANAYTFWTYMMNSRAKNVGWRLDYFVLSAALLPGLCDSKIRNTAMGSDHCPITLLLAV; encoded by the exons ATGCCCAAAAGAGCCAAGAAGAATGAGGAAGCTGTGGATGGGGAGACTGGCAATGGAACTG CACCtgcaaagaaagagaaaaaagggAAAGAGCCAGAGGCCCCGATTCTGTATGAAGACCCTCCAGATAAGACGACCAGTAAGGATGGCCGTGCAgccaacatgaaaatcacctcCTGGAACGTGGACGGTCTGCGTGCATGGGTCAAAAAGAACGGCCTTGAT TGGGTACGTAAGGAGGACCCAGACATACTGTGTCTGCAGGAAACTAAGTGCGCTGAGAAAGCCCTGCCGTCTGATATCACTGAAATGCCCGAGTATCCACACAAGTACTGGGCTGGATCAGAGGATAAGGAGGGATACAGCGGAGTGGCCATGCTCTGCAAGACCGAACCCCTCAATGTCACCTACGGTATTG GTAAAGAGGAACATGATAAAGAGGGTCGGGTTATCACTGCTGAGTTTCCGACTTTCTTCCTGGTCACTGCGTATGTGCCCAATGCCAGCCGTGGTTTGGTGAGGCTCGACTACCGCAAGACCTGGGACGTGGATTTCCGGGCCTACCTGAGCGGCTTGGACGAACGCAAGCCCCTGGTGTTGTGTGGTGATCTGAATGTGGCCCATCAAGAGATCGATCTCAAAAACCCTAAGGGTAACCGCAAGAATGCAGGCTTCACCCCCGAGGAGCGTGAGGGCTTCACACAGCTACTTGAGGCCGGCTTCACCGACAGTTTCCGGGATCTGTATCCGGAACAAGCCAATGCCTACACCTTCTGGACCTACATGATGAACTCACGAGCCAAAAATGTCGGCTGGCGTTTGGACTACTTTGTGCTGTCGGCCGCATTGCTCCCGGGTCTGTGCGACAGCAAGATCCGAAACACGGCCATGGGAAGTGACCACTGTCCTATTACCCTGCTTTTGGCTGTGTAG